One part of the Glycine max cultivar Williams 82 chromosome 14, Glycine_max_v4.0, whole genome shotgun sequence genome encodes these proteins:
- the LOC102662608 gene encoding uncharacterized protein, whose protein sequence is MATTNGNFPVLDGRNYDQWSMKMKAILGYQDVWDLVVNGLDLLPVNPTTAQQAIYRDAKKKDCKGLCILHQCVNQEIFEKIARTETSKAAWDVLASSYAGDQKLKKVRLQTLRRQYELLGMEESETIATYFTRVQTMTNQMQSCGETLSDEKIVEKILRSMHSRFDHVTVAIQESKDLSTLKLEELQGSLEAHEQRMNERKSVKPSTEQALMAESGNRSRDSQGGRGRSRNNYRGGKGRGNNCNSNFGRGNSSNNYNSEQKNNNSENYRRRGGRGGRGRGGRGGRKTYKSHIQCYNCETYDHFADECYSNPSHTNARLAQEEDEKEEILLMAVEEEIGDDGVEEIRKEKVDIEEVLLW, encoded by the coding sequence ATGGCAACGACGAACGGAAACTTTCCGGTTCTTGATGGGAGAAATTACGATCAGTGGAGTATGAAGATGAAGGCGATCCTCGGTTATCAAGATGTGTGGGATCTGGTGGTGAACGGACTTGATCTGTTGCCGGTGAATCCAACCACTGCGCAACAAGCGATATATAGAGATGCGAAGAAGAAGGATTGCAAAGGTTTGTGCATTCTGCATCAGTGTGTGAATCAAgaaatttttgagaaaattgCGAGAACGGAGACGAGCAAAGCGGCGTGGGATGTTCTCGCGAGCTCCTATGCCGGTGAtcagaaattgaagaaagtaCGGCTTCAAACTCTAAGGCGACAATATGAATTGCTAGGCATGGAAGAGAGTGAGACAATTGCTACTTATTTCACTCGTGTTCAAACCATGACAAATCAAATGCAATCGTGTGGTGAAACTCTGTCTGATGAGAAGATTGTTGAGAAGATATTACGATCGATGCATTCGCGATTTGATCATGTCACGGTAGCGATTCAAGAATCGAAGGATCTATCAACACTAAAATTGGAGGAGCTTCAAGGATCACTTGAAGCACATGAACAACGAATGAATGAGAGGAAGTCTGTGAAGCCTAGCACTGAACAAGCACTCATGGCAGAAAGTGGAAACAGAAGTCGTGACAGTCAAGGAGGACGTGGCAGAAGTAGAAACAATTACAGAGGAGGAAAAGGCAGAGGTAACAATTGTAACTCAAACTTTGGTAGAGGAAACTCTAGTAATAATTACAATAGTGAACAAAAGAACAATAACAGTGAAAATTATAGAAGAAGAGGTGGAAGAGGTGGTAGAGGAAGAGGtggaagaggaggaagaaaaaCTTATAAGAGTCACATTCAATGCTATAATTGTGAGACATACGATCATTTTGCCGATGAATGCTATAGTAATCCAAGCCACACTAATGCAAGATTGGctcaagaagaagatgagaagGAGGAAATTCTGTTAATGGCAGTAGAGGAGGAAATTGGTGATGAtggagtggaagaaataagaaaGGAGAAAGTAGATATAGAAGAAGTGTTATTATGGTGA